A window of the Elusimicrobiota bacterium genome harbors these coding sequences:
- a CDS encoding DUF3857 domain-containing protein produces the protein MRFAAVISVLFILPPVCRAEVLTLRSGQESTGTVTTVDADSVTLEDGKVLPRETVSVIQFGPAKAEQKAAAGTAQPSEQDQKAAAEAFAMAREFGKKYSGMNGLILLDKGGYNLNADGTWTLRTREIRQILKESLKQSWGQIIRCSEEGRERAKIIKANVYTADGGIYTLDPARIKTSKPQSSSGDFFISGSVCTQYAMENVQVDSIVDYEIEEETYNPFRKDFFFPEWGFQDSEGPVKVSEVSVTLPKGQDFYYSTRNFADKKAAKPEITQSVSAKTYAWRLENVPALPSEPMMPAYENVAPYLRGSLFKDWDRILDWTIGLYNERTKPSTELKEFTLNLIKDCKTDEEKARVIYHYVQKEIRYIAVKVGVASGWGGYDANLTWKRRYGCCVDKSLLLTTMLGVAGIKASPILINTNDQQDIDFSIPQLGFDHSITVAEIGGRHMFLDSTGYDYRYPEIASFDYGVHVLNIFAKKIDLVPVPEPRDNGSFYNFNIAVSSDGKALVSENMNYSGSREGEIRGYYRSIKEEEQKRAFQQMAKEVNPAAELVGYKVNNAENINEPFTLETKYSIADYAKRAGDILIFNLPDFEIEAYRIKEISQAERTFPIEYMASMGRYYTYHISLPENYEVISLPEKAALSGSYGSFTSQCAQEVKGGVTCTASWERGERIVKPADYAAYKAFLETAASRTKNQLFFKDLSVKIH, from the coding sequence ATGAGATTTGCAGCCGTCATTAGCGTTCTCTTTATACTGCCGCCGGTATGCCGCGCGGAGGTTTTAACGCTCCGTTCCGGGCAGGAGAGCACGGGCACGGTAACAACCGTGGACGCCGACTCCGTCACGCTTGAAGACGGCAAAGTGCTGCCGCGCGAAACGGTTTCAGTGATACAGTTCGGCCCGGCCAAAGCGGAACAGAAAGCGGCCGCCGGCACCGCCCAGCCCTCCGAGCAGGATCAAAAGGCCGCGGCCGAGGCTTTTGCCATGGCGCGCGAATTCGGCAAAAAATATTCCGGCATGAACGGCCTTATATTGCTTGACAAGGGCGGCTATAACCTGAATGCCGACGGCACCTGGACTTTAAGAACCCGGGAGATACGGCAGATATTAAAGGAAAGCCTTAAACAGAGCTGGGGCCAGATAATCCGCTGTTCCGAGGAAGGCAGGGAACGGGCGAAAATAATCAAAGCCAATGTCTATACCGCGGACGGCGGGATATACACCCTGGATCCCGCCCGGATAAAAACTTCAAAGCCGCAGAGTTCAAGCGGCGACTTTTTTATTTCAGGCTCTGTCTGCACCCAGTACGCCATGGAAAATGTGCAGGTGGACTCTATAGTGGACTATGAGATAGAAGAAGAAACCTATAACCCGTTCAGGAAAGACTTCTTTTTTCCCGAGTGGGGCTTTCAGGACAGCGAAGGCCCGGTAAAAGTTTCCGAAGTCAGCGTTACCCTGCCAAAAGGCCAGGACTTTTATTACTCGACGCGCAACTTCGCGGACAAGAAGGCGGCGAAGCCTGAAATAACGCAGTCGGTTTCCGCCAAAACCTACGCCTGGCGCCTAGAGAACGTCCCGGCGCTTCCCAGCGAGCCCATGATGCCCGCCTACGAGAATGTGGCCCCTTACCTGCGAGGTTCGCTTTTCAAGGACTGGGACAGGATATTGGACTGGACCATAGGGCTTTACAATGAACGCACCAAACCCTCCACCGAACTTAAAGAATTCACGCTGAACCTGATAAAGGACTGCAAGACCGACGAGGAAAAAGCGCGGGTAATTTATCATTATGTGCAGAAGGAGATACGCTATATCGCGGTCAAGGTGGGCGTGGCGTCCGGCTGGGGCGGCTATGACGCAAACCTTACCTGGAAGCGCCGCTACGGCTGCTGCGTTGATAAATCGCTGCTGCTCACCACCATGCTCGGAGTGGCGGGCATAAAGGCCTCTCCCATACTTATAAACACCAACGACCAGCAGGACATTGATTTTTCAATTCCCCAACTGGGTTTTGACCACTCCATAACCGTGGCCGAAATAGGCGGCAGGCATATGTTTTTGGACTCCACCGGTTACGATTACCGCTACCCGGAAATAGCCAGTTTTGATTACGGAGTGCATGTGCTTAATATATTCGCTAAAAAGATAGACCTGGTTCCGGTGCCGGAACCGCGCGATAACGGCAGTTTTTACAACTTTAACATAGCCGTGTCCTCTGACGGCAAAGCCCTCGTCTCCGAAAATATGAATTACAGCGGCTCGCGCGAAGGCGAAATACGCGGCTACTACCGCTCCATAAAAGAAGAGGAACAAAAACGCGCCTTCCAGCAGATGGCCAAGGAAGTAAACCCCGCGGCCGAGCTGGTCGGTTATAAGGTGAACAACGCCGAGAACATAAACGAGCCCTTCACCCTGGAGACAAAATACTCAATAGCTGATTATGCCAAGCGGGCCGGCGACATACTGATATTCAACCTGCCGGATTTTGAGATAGAGGCCTACCGCATAAAAGAAATATCGCAGGCCGAGCGCACTTTCCCCATAGAATACATGGCTTCCATGGGCCGCTATTACACTTACCATATTTCTCTGCCGGAGAATTACGAAGTGATCTCCCTGCCGGAAAAAGCCGCGCTGTCGGGCAGTTACGGCTCTTTCACTTCGCAATGCGCTCAGGAGGTAAAAGGCGGGGTTACCTGCACCGCCTCCTGGGAACGCGGAGAGCGCATTGTAAAGCCGGCTGATTACGCGGCCTACAAGGCTTTCCTTGAAACCGCCGCAAGCCGCACGAAGAACCAGCTGTTTTTCAAAGACCTCAGCGTGAAGATACACTAA
- a CDS encoding DUF3857 domain-containing protein, whose amino-acid sequence MKKLFVFLLLLSTAPRVMADILYLNKGDEINGAITKLDASGVSINAAGKIAVYPKQDILKIQFVKEYAGGKADPLADETMKELLSNPPQPDAYPNDGYINLLTDMRVEINKDKSYSVTMRSQRAILRERGKSPASFEVINYLPELEKPEIEYAYSVTYSSLTWLNDISVMEGSAFVSYPSYDRAKTMKFAIPNVQTGSILDFSYKIETRYDPQYPFFSENAFRFFEPSKLYRLTVTVPAGLKLVYKEFNMPETRVFSEKDLADGTSYAWEMRDVPSYKEEPDMPPFFRHAPQVRLSLEDSWQSLRGRFEPLLKEKMVITPEIAAKTKELIEGKTSDLEKIEALYNWVAREIKHQPVGMNLYSYIPKNTGEIFSAKAGNTLDKPFLLYAMLTAAGFKPDFAYIKTKDSLFDKDHPNIKQFDMAETLVEAGSKTLFLCPVGDTYRFNELPGYLQEASGLRLLGANRPLLFANPLFDPALEGTEENNAFTLDKDGNLKGTLSARFTGNAQAAWRELKDYKKDDLDKSMEQYAHNLHPQAVLEKYTLENLSDLSKDINYAMSVSIKNYAMKAGKYMILKIPGLNYSAADTGQTERELPLFWYSRSRSAGKISIKLPEGFAVYYTPENISLDAAGQKYSADYSAEKQTLTFSEELLREGTEIPAADYSKYKEFKEALAQFSENWIVLKAK is encoded by the coding sequence ATGAAAAAACTATTTGTTTTTTTACTTTTGCTCTCAACCGCGCCCCGCGTCATGGCTGATATTCTCTATCTCAACAAAGGCGATGAGATAAACGGCGCCATAACGAAACTGGACGCGTCCGGCGTTTCCATAAACGCCGCGGGCAAAATCGCGGTTTATCCGAAACAAGACATACTTAAAATTCAGTTCGTAAAGGAATACGCCGGAGGCAAGGCTGACCCGCTGGCTGACGAAACCATGAAAGAATTGCTTTCAAATCCGCCGCAGCCCGACGCCTACCCTAACGACGGCTATATCAACTTGCTGACGGACATGCGCGTTGAAATAAACAAGGACAAAAGCTACAGCGTAACAATGCGGAGCCAGCGCGCTATACTGCGGGAACGGGGCAAAAGCCCCGCCTCATTCGAGGTGATAAATTACCTGCCGGAGCTGGAAAAACCTGAAATAGAGTACGCCTACAGCGTAACTTATTCCTCGCTTACCTGGTTGAACGACATTTCGGTCATGGAGGGTTCGGCTTTCGTAAGCTACCCATCCTACGACAGGGCAAAAACCATGAAATTCGCCATCCCGAACGTCCAGACCGGCTCGATCCTGGATTTTTCCTATAAGATAGAAACCCGGTACGATCCGCAATATCCTTTTTTCAGCGAAAACGCCTTCCGTTTTTTTGAACCCTCAAAACTTTACCGCCTTACGGTTACCGTGCCGGCGGGCCTGAAGCTGGTTTATAAAGAGTTTAATATGCCGGAGACCAGGGTATTCTCGGAGAAAGACCTGGCGGACGGGACTTCCTACGCCTGGGAGATGCGCGATGTGCCCTCTTATAAGGAAGAACCCGACATGCCCCCTTTCTTTCGCCACGCGCCGCAGGTAAGGCTTTCGCTGGAGGACAGCTGGCAGTCCCTGCGCGGCAGATTTGAGCCGCTTTTAAAAGAAAAAATGGTTATCACGCCTGAAATAGCCGCAAAAACAAAAGAACTTATCGAAGGCAAAACTTCCGATCTGGAAAAAATAGAGGCGCTCTATAACTGGGTCGCCAGAGAGATAAAACACCAGCCTGTGGGGATGAATTTATACAGCTACATCCCGAAAAACACCGGCGAAATATTCAGCGCCAAAGCCGGCAACACTCTGGATAAGCCCTTCCTGCTCTACGCAATGCTCACCGCGGCAGGTTTCAAGCCGGATTTCGCCTACATAAAGACCAAAGACTCCCTGTTTGACAAGGACCATCCGAATATAAAACAGTTCGACATGGCGGAAACTCTTGTGGAAGCGGGCTCTAAAACGCTTTTTCTCTGCCCGGTCGGAGACACGTACCGTTTCAACGAACTGCCCGGCTACCTTCAGGAAGCCAGCGGCTTAAGGCTGCTTGGCGCGAACAGGCCGCTGCTTTTTGCCAACCCGCTTTTTGACCCGGCTCTTGAAGGAACGGAGGAGAACAACGCTTTTACTCTGGATAAAGACGGCAATTTAAAAGGAACCCTCAGCGCCCGCTTTACCGGCAATGCCCAGGCCGCCTGGCGCGAACTGAAAGATTATAAAAAGGACGATCTGGACAAATCCATGGAGCAATACGCCCACAACCTGCATCCGCAGGCCGTCCTTGAAAAATACACCCTTGAAAATCTCTCCGATCTTTCGAAAGACATTAATTACGCCATGTCCGTCAGTATAAAAAACTACGCCATGAAGGCAGGCAAGTACATGATCCTTAAAATACCGGGGCTTAATTACTCCGCCGCCGACACAGGCCAGACCGAGCGGGAACTGCCTCTGTTCTGGTACTCGCGCTCGCGCAGCGCCGGAAAAATTTCCATCAAACTGCCGGAAGGCTTCGCGGTTTATTACACCCCGGAAAACATCAGCCTGGACGCGGCGGGCCAGAAATATTCGGCGGATTATAGCGCTGAAAAACAGACCCTGACTTTTTCCGAGGAACTGCTGCGCGAAGGCACGGAAATACCGGCGGCGGACTACTCTAAATACAAGGAATTCAAGGAAGCCCTGGCCCAATTTTCGGAAAACTGGATAGTGCTGAAAGCGAAATAA